In one Notolabrus celidotus isolate fNotCel1 chromosome 1, fNotCel1.pri, whole genome shotgun sequence genomic region, the following are encoded:
- the LOC117818452 gene encoding LOW QUALITY PROTEIN: tripartite motif-containing protein 35-like (The sequence of the model RefSeq protein was modified relative to this genomic sequence to represent the inferred CDS: inserted 2 bases in 1 codon): protein MAFRLVEDLCCPVCQDVYRDPVILSCSHSFCKDCLQSWWREKPTQECPVCKTRSSKDEPPCNLVLKKLCESFLQERDQRSSEDLCSLHSEKLKLFCLDHQQPVCLVCRDSEKHTEHRFRSIDEAAREHKKNLQETLEPLKEKFQVFKQVKEKFDQTAKHIQDQTKHTERQIKGQFKKLHQFLEEKEEARLSALMEEEEQKSQRMKDEMETLIREIAAFLDSVRATKDELRAGDVSFLKNYRAAVERVGLCLLIDDPQLPSGALIDQAKHLGNLSFNIWNKMKDTVSYSPVILDPNTAHPDLVLSEDLTQVGWGDDQPLVNPERSDFPWSFLGSEGFNSGTHSWDVEVGESLVWSLGVLAESGQRKRVMEGAIWEILFCVSEYKACSPSASEKVHEKISVHEQFQRIRVSLDWDRGELSFLDPDTNTHIHTFKHTXERMFPIFNAFDDLKILPLKVCVTMEQSR, encoded by the exons ATGGCTTTTAGATTAGTGGAAGATCTCTGCTGTCCAGTCTGTCAGGACGTCTACAGAGATCCTGTTATTCTGTCATGTAGCCACAGCTTCTGTAAagactgtctgcagagctggtgGAGAGAGAAACCAACACAAGAGTGTCCGGTCTGTAAGACGAGATCTTCAAAGGATGAACCTCCCTGCAACCTGGTCTTAAAGAAACTGTGTGAGTCCTTCTTACAGGAGAGAGACCAGAGATCTTCAGAGGatctctgcagtctgcactCTGAGAAACTCAAACTCTTCTGTCTGGACCATCAGCAGCCAGTGTGTCTCGTCTGCAGAGATTCAGAGAAACACACGGAACACAGATTCAGATCCATCGATGAAGCTGCTCGAGAACACAAGAAGAACCTTCAGGAAACTCTGGAGCCCTTAAAGGAGAAGTTTCAGGTTTTTAAACAAGTTAAAGAGAAGTTTGATCAAACTGCAAAACACATTCAGGACCagaccaaacacacagagaggcagattAAGGGGCAGTTTAAGAAGCTTCACCAGTTTctagaagagaaagaggaggccaGGCTGTCTGCactgatggaggaagaggagcagaagagtCAGAGGATGAAGGATGAGATGGAGACTCTGATTAGagagatagcagcttttttagaCTCAGTCAGAGCCACAAAGGACGAGCTGAGAGCTGGAGACGTCTCATTCCTGAAAAATTACAGGGCTGCAGTGGAAAGAGTTGGGCTTTGCCTCCTGATAGATGATCCACAGCTGCCCTCTGGAGCTTTGATAGACCAGGCCAAACACCTCGGCAACCTCAGCTTCAACATCTGGAACAAGATGAAGGACACGGTCTCCTACAGTCCTGTGATTCTGGACCCAAACACTGCTCATCCAGACCTCGTTTTGTCTGAAGATCTGACCCAGGTGGGATGGGGAGACGATCAGCCGCTTGTTAATCCAGAGAGGTCTGATTTTCCCTGGTCTTTCCTGGGCTCTGAGGGCTTCAACTCAGGAACCCACAGCTGGGATGTTGAGGTTGGAGAGAGTTTAGTCTGGTCTCTGGGTGTGTTAGCAGAGTcagggcagagaaagagagtcaTGGAGGGTGCCATATGGGAAATATTGTTCTGTGTCAGTGAATACAAAGCATGCTCACCATCAGCTTCAGAGAAAGTCCATGAGAAAATCTCAGTCCATGAGCAGTTCCAGAGGATCAGAGTGAGTCTGGACTGGGACAGAGGAGAGCTGTCGTTCTTGGATCCtgatactaacacacacatacacaccttcaAACACAC TGAGAGGATGTTTCCGATCTTTAATGCTTTTGATGACCTGAAGATTTtacctctgaaggtgtgtgtgacCATGGAACAGAGCAGGTGA